The Polyodon spathula isolate WHYD16114869_AA chromosome 15, ASM1765450v1, whole genome shotgun sequence genome segment TGCTGATTCCTGTATGCATGCTTACTACAGTGAGGGACAGGCTCTGTGAGCTGCTGATTCCTGTATGCATGCTTACTACAGTGAGGGACAGGCTCTGTGAGCTGCTGATTCCTGTATGCATGCTTACTGCAGTGAGGGACAGACTCTGAGCTGCTGGTTCCTGTGTGCATGCTTACTGCAGTGAGGGACAGGCTCTGTGAGCTGCTGGTTCCTGTGTGCATGCTTACTGCAGTGAGGGACAGGCTCTGGCTGGTACCTGCTGCTTGTAATCAGAGGTGCATAAATGTATTGCATCAACCAGTCCTGTGCAAGCGGCGCTATTGTTTCACTGGTACAGACCCGTGCAAGCGACGCTATTGTTTCACTGTTGGCTCCGCAGTGCAGATAAACCGAATCATTCACAaaggatttgtttttctgtttgtttgtcccTGCCTTGTGTTTCTGCGTGCTTTTCTGTTTGTGGATGTCTCTATTTGCTGAATGATTCTCTTGTCCTTTGCCCCTGCAGTAAGTAGATATCTGTTAGTACATATTCCTCTTGGAAGAACACTTTTGCATGTAATTAGCATTCTGaacagtctttatttatttatttattcattccacATTGACACTGCAGCTATTTCTAAAGTTTGAATTATTTAGGATGGCTTGTTTAAGCTGATACATTGTCCCAGGCATGTGTAATGTTACTCCTATTTGAGGTTTTAGCTGACACAAGTAGTGAAAATTCAAATAGATCTTATTGGCATGACAAGTCATACAGGTATTGCCAAAGATAATGTAGTAAATGtacagatagatatatagatataatatatataaattataatatagtaTGTAAATATAACATCTATAAAATTAGTAGTACAATACAGTAACAGAGCTAGTATTGAAAGGCCTCTGCTCTGTACTTCCAAGGTTGCAATATTATACTGTGCAGAGAATTCTGCTGCCTCTTTTCCCCCaaaaaagatttttgttttttcttcgtACCCTTTCATCAATGAAACGTGATTTTGTCTGCCAGCCTGACAGAGTATTTCTGTGATTTCTCTCTACGTTTGTTTTGCACAGCGGTGGATGCAATGTGTCTCTGATTCAGGCTCTCCACTGCCTGTCGCACTGGTTACAGTCTCTCAGGGCTTCCAGTTTCATTTGTGTCTGCCTGTTTCAGTTTGCAATTTGAGGTCACAAAGGAAAAGTTAACAAAAGTAGTGTAGGCCCCTGTGTACAGTACTACTCGTTGGTAGTGTGTGCTGGGCAGGATGTCAGAGTGCAAGGTTTAGACTAGTTTGGTGTGCGGGTTGTATTTCGCAGATAAGAAGTCCAGGATATTCACGTTAGCACAACTTCCCCTGTAGGGCGATGGAATGCAAGCACACGCTCTCTTGATTTTGCAGCCACAGTTGAAGGAAGCGACAGGTCTGTTTTTCATGTCCTTTTCAAGCACGttaatacaggtttttttttttttgtttgtttccattcaGTTCTGTCAGGGCCTTGTCAGAGTGCTGTACAGCTCCCTTTGTAAAGAGACCACAAGCCCTTACCCCACATTTGAATTCTCTTAAAGctgataaacattttattaaaaaactttTCCAAGTCAGGTAACGCTTTTACACACTTCATTGTTTTTCGAATCTGAAGGTTGTTCCTAATACCACAGAATCTGTTGCCACTACCTGTCTTGGTTCTTTTTCCGTGTGTGGAAGGTGCTGTTGCCACTCCTGCTCTGTGTTGCAGGCCGGTGAAGTGTGGCTGCTGGCAGTTGGGTTTTCCAATAGCCTGTGGCTTTTCACTAGTAACcgcctgtgtgttttcagtacATGATTCCTAAAGGCAGCTGGGGAGTCATAAGACATTAGCTTTTGAAAGGCTGCCTGCAGTTTGGCCTTTTCTATAAGGTCAAGTGGCTGTCCATTGtccatttgcattttaaacagctgattACCAGCTGGCTTCATGAAGTAATTAGAAAGGCTCCTGACCAGCAAGCAGCCAGCTTCATGACCCTTGAGCTTCTGCCAGCCGGTGAACGCTGGAGGCTAAAGCAGCCCAGTCCTGCCCAGTCCTGCCCTGTGGGTGTGAGGAGACCCAGGGGaagctgcaggctgtgtgtgaGGAGACCCTGAGCCAGCCTGCTGTGGACAGGCTTTGATACAGAGTGCCAGAGAGCACAGGAGGAACGCTGGCCTGCCTCGCTCATAACTTTAAACATCCTGCAGCAGCGAGGGCTTGGACATCAGCATTGGAAAACCAAGCAACCAGGTAATAAAAGAGGAACGCTTTGACAAGAAGTTGCAATCACTGGCCACCATGGCTCTGtaaactgatgaaggcactagcaggGATGTTTGTTAGCTCAGCTTAGTTTCTATTGTGATTGTGTTATGCGCTTGTGAAGAGCAAGAGAGCTACTTTTAATCTGCTCCTCCTAACTGCATGTGTACAGTCCGGAGGTCAGTAAACCTTACCTATGTTTGGGCTACTGATTAGAAAAGGATTTGGATGTGAAAATATTAACTGACACACACTCCTGTACATTCTCCagtgtcattttatttcattgttgttGACCATTTGTTCTATTAGTCCGTTTcttttttctctatttttgtaTATAGTTCGCTTTTCtatgtctgtatttctgatgTGCCCTCCTCTCTCTGCCCTGGGACTGGGATGAAGTAAAGCAAGTCGGACACAGTCTGTGGAGACTCACTCTGTCTCTGTGCGCACTGCTGCAGATACTGGACTGCATTCCAGGCAGGTCAATCACTTCACCAGAGCTCACCTGtgtaccctctctctctccacaccgCATGGAAAGTAGCTGAAGTGTAGCTGCTAAACAACGGAGGCAGTAGTTCTGTCTAGAGCAAGGACCTGACATTCATCATCGTTCCCTAAAGCCTAACCCCAGCCTACACtcgcaaaaacatttttataaggggAAACATTTTCAGGATGCATTTCTAAGAGACACACATTCCACTGTGTGAGTGGCACAGCTGATCCCTGAAGGTTTGTTAGAGTGACCTGGTGGTTGTTGGAACAGCGAGCCTCATAAGTAGGATTCGGTTTATGAACAAGGTTACAAGCTGAGTTAATGAGGGTGTGAACCATGTTCAggacttagaacataagaaagtttacaaacgagaggaggccattcggctcatcttgctcgtttggttgttagtagcttattgatcccagaatctcatcaagcagcttcttgaaggatcccagggtgtcagcttcaacaacattactggggagttgattccagaccctcacaattctctgtgtaaaaaagtgcctcctattttctgttctgaatgcccctttgtctaatctccatttgtgacccctggtccttgtttcttttttcaggctgaaaaagtcccttgggtcgacactgtcaatacctttttgaattttgaatgcttgaattaggtcaccacgtagtcttctttgttcaagactgaacagattcaattcttttagcctgtctgcatatgatatgccttttaagcccggaataattctggtcgctcttctttgcactctttctagagcagcaatatcttttttatagcgaggtgaccagaactgcacacaatattcaagatgaggtcttactagtgcattgtacagttttaacattacttcccttgatttaaattcaacacttttcacaatgtatccgagcatcttgttggccttttttatagcttccccacattgtctagatgaagacatttctgagtcaacaaaaactcctaggtctttttcatagattccttctccaattttagtatctccaatatgatatttataatgtacatttttatttcctgcgtgcagtaccttacacttttccctattaaatgtcatttgccatgtgtctgcccagttctgaatcttgtccagatcattttgaatgacttttgctgctacaacgtttgccactcctcctatttttgtgtcgtctgcaaattgaacaagtttgcttactataccagaatctaaatcattaatgtagattaggaatagcagagaacctaatactgatccctgtagtacaccactggttaccacactccattctgaggtttttcctctaatcagtattttctgttttctacatgttaaccactccctaatccatgtacatgcgtttccttgaatcccaactgcgttgagtttgagaattaatcttttatgcgggactttgtcaaaagctttctggaaatctaaataaaccatgtcatatgctttgcaattatccattatcgatgttgcatcctcagaaaaatcaagcaagttagttagacacgatctccctttcctaaaaccatgttgactctctcccaggaccctgttaccatctaggtaattttccattttgaatcttattatagtttccataagtttgcatataatagaagtcaggcttactggtctagttacctggttcagttttgtttccctttttgtggatcggtattacgtttgcaattttccagtctgtcggtaccacccctgtgtcaagagactgctgcatgatcttggttagcggtttctaaattacttctttcatttctttgagtactactgggaggatctcctagtccctttaacacttctgcctcagttatgctaaagttatttaaaactggataggaactggatgacgtggggcatgttgtcagtatcttcctttgtaaaaacttgtgaaaagtaatcatttaatatatttgctattttttttcttcatctacgattttgccatttgtatctcttaaacatttaatctcctctttgaatgttctcttgctgttgtaatattggaaaaacattttggaattggttttagctcccttagcaatgttcatttctatttctctcttggcctttctaacttcctttttgacttgcgtttgcagttctgtgtactctttctgcgtactttctttttggtccttttttaatgctctataaagtgccttttttcgctgaatattttttttaattgatctattaaaccattttggcaatttagggatgtaattgttttgtgcctctagtactacatttttgaagaacaaccatccttcttctgtggatgttttctctattttactccagtctacttctgttacgtctctgtttcataccttcgtagtttacttttggggttttaaaaaacacttcaaatgagaccatgttgtggtctgagtttgccagtggttctctgacctctgttttagttattctgtcttcgttatttgaaaagactaaatcaaggcatgcctcccctctagtcagtgccttgacaaattgtgttaggaagcagtcatgtcatttccaccatttcaatttcatccttcgtgctacccaccgggttttcccattttatatgggggaagtggaaatcccccattagtatggcttctcctttgctacacgcatttctaatgtcattgtataacagattattttgctcaccgtctgaatctggcggtctataccatgctcctattattatgccctttgaatttttgtccgttattctgacccatattgattcggctttattttctttgtccaggtttaacacctgggcttcaagactgtttcttatgtatagcgctacccctcctcttctgtcctgcctgtctttcctatacagtgtatacccacaaatattatattcgtccccatcactctcagacttCTCAGCTGGGTTAGGGGAGCGTCAATAGAGACGGTAGTGTGTACACACACAGCACGTTCCTCTTTGCTGACTTCATTTCCACTTTCGCTCAGATATCTGAAGCATGACTGTGTTTtgatggtgttttatttttccattgtgGAAATTTAGGTAAATGCTAAAAACATACAATAAGTTAAGTACTGTTCTTTTATTGCAAGATAAAACCCAAACTGTGATTGCTGCCCACCTTGAGTGCCTCCCACTCTATTGTAGTCATATGGATGTGGACAAGatcaataaaataacattcttcAAGTGAAAATTAATACATCAGTATATATTTCTATGAATCATGAGTAAACTGGCAGGCTAAATTCAACTGTAATCCTGTccgtttttgttgttttattattatttatattatataaatttagtTTAAAAGTACCCACAAGGGGGAAATGCTGACAAAACCCACCGTCGGAGGACACAGGCCAAGTCCCTGTAGTGTTTAAACTGGTATTTCAAACAgaacaatgcagcagtatttccTTTAGCCCCTGTGACTTtcattattgtattgttgtattgttgggttgagcgtgtgcgtgtgtcctgtgtgtgtgtgtgctctgtctCTGTCATCCTGTAGTAGTGAACTTGGCATGCTGTTTATCCCAGCTGTGGAAAGTCTGCTGAGCCAGGCACAGCAGTTacttttttaaagctgcatttgtgagggggagggggtggttaATCAGTTGACTGTTAGATTCCTGAGAGGGGGAGTCAGTCCTGTGCTTCATGAAAACTCCACAGACTGGACACTGTAGTTACCGTTTGCTGTGTCTCATTGCTCTTTTAGTGTTTGTTGCACTGTCACACTTTCCATGTTTAGCTGCCATGGCCCTGCATCAAggcacactgacacgcacacgcacacacacacacacacacacacacacacacacacgtttacaTTCACACAGGGATGGTTTTTCCATTTCAGATTTGAAACCATTGTGTTTTCTATACCGTTGCATGCACTGAGCAGCTCTGTTGCACCTGCTTTATCTGAATTGTCCTGACTGACATCAAATAATAGATACAGCAAGAGCTGCTTCTTCTAAAAGGAAAGGTATGTGCAACCACTGTGACCACAGCAATGCCATGACCTGTGCACAAACGCACTGCAGTACAACACTGTGTTAGTGCTGTATGTTATTCTGGGTGCAGCACTGCAGTAATACACACCTGATGTCTCCATACAATAAACTTCCCAGCACCTtttgccatatttaaaaaaaaaaaaaaaaaaaaaaaaaacacacctgctgCAAGCCTTTTTTATCATCTGTGTGTTGCTTTTGACCATTTGGTccataaaatgtatatataatgtttaagCAGACTTGTGGGTGATTTTctcatgtgttttcattttctataACTGTATTCTGAAATGTGCCTGCTACATACAGGCACCTcctatatatacagtaagtgcacaTACACCTCTTTGCACAGTTAATCAATATCCCTAGTGTTCAAGGCTGTGCTGAACCATGCCCTTCTCTAGCACTAGGCACAGTTAGACGCTATGTCATCTCTGCACAGAGATAGTTACACAGGTCTGTGTGTATTCGGGATGTACACGTGCCAACACAATATATATCTTCAGAGCGAGATGAATGGAATTAGCACTCATGGAAACTATGCTGCTCTGCTGTTGATAATGCAGCTGTCACTCTGCAGACCTCAGCTGATTTACTTTTTCCACTctcagcagcaaaaacaaagagaGGAGTGGAGTAAGGCTGCGATTAGTGTGTGTGAGGAAGGTGATGTCACCTTTTTCCAGCTGGTCTTTCTTTTCTGTCTCTGCCTCTCTTGAGGCCAGTGAGGGAGTGGAGGTTAAGGTTCATTGGAGAAATGCTTGTCCTGCCCCCTGGCAGGGCTGGCCCTCTTTGTTCAGTGGAAAAGGGGCCGGGCTGGCTGGTGGAGTTATAAAACGTAGCAGCTCTGAACTGGCCTCTGGAAACAGAACCTGAGGACAGATCCTCCAGCTAGGCTGTGTCAACATTCTTGTACAAACAGAGGCTTGTGGAAGACAAGCCTGATTTAAAAGGGTTTTGgagctgtttttaattttatttttagagatAGATGAAAGCTGTTGAGCTGTGGTTTCATTTGAGTTCCTCTGCAGCCCAGTGAACCAGGCTGAACAGTCTCTTAGAAAGCTGCTTTGCTTTATTTCAGACTGCCAGGCTTGTTTGGGTTCAGTCCGAGCTCTGTCCGGGTTGGGATCCTGTAAAGAAAGAGGTTAGGTTTTGCCAGTGCTGTTTGAAGCAGTGAGAGGTTTGTTTAAGTCAACCTTTGCCAGTCTCTGCTGCTTCCCGAAGCTGGTGTTCCAGTCCTTCTGTCTCTGGAGAGACACCATGCACCTGAAAACCCTGAAGAGAAGCCGCTTCTTCCTGATTGCCTCCCTGGCAGATCACGACGTCTTCTACAGACCCGACGTCAGGGTAAGAGCATCAGGGCAGGGCAGGGAGAGGGGTCAGTGGCAACTGCTTCTGAAAGTAGTGCGATTCCAGCCATGGCTTATTTATGGTTGGAAGTTTGGAAGTCTGTAATCCATGCTAATAGTAAAGACTTGTGCTGTATGCTGTTTAACAAAGCGATCGTATGCTGTTTGACCCTAGACATGCCCTCCGACCCTGCCCAAGATGGGGGTGGATACAGACTCTTTCACACACATGAAAGAACTGTCCTCTTTTAGGGCTGAAATATCCGAGTCGCTCGCCTTTCTGAAATATAGGTATTCTGGCTGGAGCTTTCATCATCCAGCAGGTTGCTGTAAACGGAGGCATTTCAAACTCTAATAGTAAATTCAGAATCTGTGGGGCTGATTGTAGTTGTTCAGTGTCAGGGCTATTTCCAGCCCAGTGATTTCACTTCAGTTTCCTTGGAGCGTTATCTCTTTTGAAGCGCATTCAGATCACTTTTTAACTAGGTTTTGGGCTGCTTTTTCTGCCGCTTGTATCGAATGGAGAATCTgaaattcacattttgtttttaactccGGTTGCGTGCTTTCTCTCCTGCAGGTGGGCTTCGAGGCTCTGTTCCGTTCCTTCGACCGCAACGCTACCTTCCAGTTCTTCAAGAGCTTCCGCCGCGTGCGAATCAACTTCAGCGACGCCGTGACGGCCGCCCAGGCCAGAGTGACTCTGCATAAGAGCGACTTCAACGGGAAGGAGATGCGCCTCTACTTCGCCCAGGTGAGCAGCACTGCTTCCACTGCCACGGGGGTGCTTTCAGCACAGTGCCCTGCACAGAAAACCAGGCACACACAGCTAAATCCGCAGGACACTCAGAAGCTTAGCCAAGCCTTTGCTCTCAGTAGCAGAGAACCATCGCTTAAATGAGAACAGCAAGTACAGTCTCTGCTACAGACATAATGCACCTCAGGGAGTGCACCACCATTGCCAGGGCCGTGCGACTGCAGCATGTGATCGGTTCAGGGTGCCTGAGATTTCTTTTTCTCTCCGCAGTCTCTGCACATCGGGAACCCCCGACTGGAGCCCCCCAAACCAGACAAGCAGTTCCTGATCTCCCCCCCGGCCTCGCCCCCTGTGGGCTGGGAGCAGGCGAAGGACGCCACCCCGGCGATTAACTATGACCTGCTCTGTGCCATCGCCAAGCTGGGCCCAGGTGAGAGTCACTTCGCAGTCACTGTCCCTACAGCTAACCCTCTGTTTCCAcctgtctctatctctctgtccTTTTCTCCACTTTGACTCATTTCTGGtgctgtgcctgcctgcctgctcttTCTATCTATAGCGCTGTTCACATGTCTACTGCTGGACAGCGAGCCAGCCCCCAATGTTTTTACAGCAGGCTTTATCCTTGGCTAGGACTGAAAACCTTCCAGTTCAAAAGACACCAGCGCTGTTACAATCTAGCAACACACAGTCCTGGAGAAGCAAACAGGCAGCAATTAGCtgctactgccatctagtggtggCAACCTGTCACAATTCCTAGCCAGAGATAAGGACTGCTTAAAAACACTGCGAGCTGTCTCATGGTAGACATGTGACTTACACAGTACTCCTAAAGAACAGTGATTCATAAAGGATTTCAATGTCATTTGTTTTGAGATTTCTATAGATTATATAGTATAATGAGTTCCTGTTCAG includes the following:
- the LOC121327886 gene encoding calcipressin-1-like isoform X2, with the translated sequence MHLKTLKRSRFFLIASLADHDVFYRPDVRVGFEALFRSFDRNATFQFFKSFRRVRINFSDAVTAAQARVTLHKSDFNGKEMRLYFAQSLHIGNPRLEPPKPDKQFLISPPASPPVGWEQAKDATPAINYDLLCAIAKLGPGDKYELHAGTPTTPSVVVHVCESDHESSGGEDEEQRRVRPRIVQTRRPEYTTPPLH
- the LOC121327886 gene encoding calcipressin-1-like isoform X1, giving the protein MQQEEQERQEKEGAGDSKMVDVHFTDLPNALIACKVDENVFTDRQCKVGFEALFRSFDRNATFQFFKSFRRVRINFSDAVTAAQARVTLHKSDFNGKEMRLYFAQSLHIGNPRLEPPKPDKQFLISPPASPPVGWEQAKDATPAINYDLLCAIAKLGPGDKYELHAGTPTTPSVVVHVCESDHESSGGEDEEQRRVRPRIVQTRRPEYTTPPLH